A window of the Gossypium arboreum isolate Shixiya-1 chromosome 2, ASM2569848v2, whole genome shotgun sequence genome harbors these coding sequences:
- the LOC108466521 gene encoding glycosyl hydrolase 5 family protein-like, translated as MGSFISSSILLLFLLFPTIIQHAKPAMSLPLSTNSRWIVDEEGRRVKLACVNWVSHLEPVVAEGLSKQPMDMISKRIVTMGFNCVRFTWPLFLITNDSLASLTVRQSFQRLGLLESIAGIQSNNPSIIDVSLIKAYQAVVSSLGKNDVMVILDNHLSKPGWCCSDFDGNGFFGDQYFNPDLWITGLTRMATLFNGVTNVVGMSLRNELRGHKQNVNDWYRYMQKGAEAVHSANPDVLVILSGLSYDSDLSFIQNRPAQLSFSGKLVFEVHWYGFSNGQTWVTGNPNQVCGRVAKDMMRRSGFLVDQGYPLFVSEYGVDQRGTNVNDNRYLNCFLGVAAELDLDWALWTLVGSYYLREGVIGLNEYYGVLNYNWCETRNSSFIKRISALQSPFRGPGLSETKLHKVIFHPSTGLCVIRKSFLDPLLLGPCANSESWSYSSDKTLVVKGTYFCLQADESGTLAKLGIFCSDSNSKWEMIADSKMHLSSKLRNGKSICLDVDSSNAIVTNSCKCISKDNTCDPASQWFKLVDSTRSRSEEQSFLHFDSIFDLPGKGFPSNLLVVSI; from the exons ATGGGAAGCTTCATTTCATCATCTATTCTCCTTCTCTTCCTATTATTTCCCACCATCATTCAACATGCCAAGCCGGCCATGTCTCTCCCTTTGTCAACGAATTCACGTTGGATCGTGGACGAGGAAGGGCGACGTGTGAAGCTAGCATGCGTGAACTGGGTGTCACACCTCGAACCAGTAGTTGCAGAAGGGCTGAGCAAGCAGCCAATGGATATGATCTCCAAACGGATTGTGACAATGGGGTTCAATTGCGTTAGGTTCACTTGGCCACTGTTTCTGATCACCAATGACTCTTTAGCCTCTCTCACCGTTAGACAATCGTTTCAAAGACTTGGTCTGCTTGAATCCATCGCTGGAATCCAATCCAACAACCCTTCCATCATCGACGTTTCCCTCATCAAAGCTTACCAG GCAGTGGTGTCTAGCCTTGGAAAGAACGATGTAATGGTCATACTTGACAATCACTTAAGCAAGCCCGGTTGGTGTTGCAGTGACTTCGATGGCAATGGTTTCTTTGGTGATCAGTACTTCAACCCTGATCTATGGATCACTGGGCTGACTCGGATGGCCACCCTATTCAATGGTGTCACCAATGTGGTTGGCATGAGCTTGAGAAATGAGCTCAGAGGCCACAAACAAAACGTAAATGACTGGTACAG GTACATGCAGAAAGGAGCGGAAGCAGTTCACTCAGCAAACCCAGATGTTCTAGTTATACTTTCTGGGTTGAGTTACGACAGTGACCTGTCATTCATCCAAAATCGACCAGCACAGCTCAGTTTTAGTGGGAAACTAGTATTTGAGGTGCACTGGTATGGCTTTTCGAATGGGCAGACATGGGTAACTGGTAACCCAAACCAAGTGTGTGGCAGAGTGGCGAAAGACATGATGAGGAGATCAGGGTTTTTGGTGGATCAAGGATATCCCTTGTTTGTGAGCGAGTATGGGGTGGACCAAAGAGGAACCAATGTAAATGACAACAGGTACTTGAACTGCTTCTTAGGTGTGGCAGCTGAGCTTGACCTAGACTGGGCATTGTGGACACTGGTTGGGAGCTATTATCTCAGAGAAGGCGTCATTGGGTTAAACGAGTACTACGGGGTCTTGAATTATAACTGGTGTGAAACCAGGAATTCAAGCTTCATTAAGAGAATTTCAGCTCTCCAGTCTCCTTTCCGTG GTCCAGGTCTATCAGAAACCAAACTGCATAAAGTCATCTTCCATCCGTCAACGGGGCTTTGTGTCATAAGGAAATCATTTCTTGACCCTTTGCTCTTGGGTCCCTGTGCCAACTCTGAATCTTGGAGCTACTCCTCCGACAAGACTTTGGTAGTAAAAGGAACTTATTTCTGCTTACAAGCAGATGAATCCGGGACACTGGCGAAACTCGGTATCTTCTGCAGTGACTCGAATTCAAAATGGGAAATGATAGCTGATTCCAAGATGCACCTCTCATCTAAGCTCAGAAATGGCAAATCCATTTGCCTAGATGTAGACTCCAGCAATGCTATCGTCACAAACAGTTGCAAATGCATAAGTAAAGATAACACATGTGACCCTGCCAGCCAGTGGTTCAAACTCGTCGACAGCACAAGGAGCAGAAGTGAGGAACAATCATTCTTACATTTTGACTCCATCTTCGACTTGCCTGGGAAGGGTTTCCCCTCGAACCTTCTAGTTGTCTCTATATAA